The proteins below come from a single Beutenbergia cavernae DSM 12333 genomic window:
- the rsmG gene encoding 16S rRNA (guanine(527)-N(7))-methyltransferase RsmG yields MTGAESLVVEVEASRRILGDGFAGAVRFGELLAEHGEERGLIGPREVPRLWLRHIVNSAAVARWLPDAGSVADVGTGAGLPGVVLALMRPDLDVHLVEPMERRVAWLSELRDELDLDNVTLHQVQAQELHGKLKVQAVTARAVAPLGKLARWTLPLLSRRGVLLAQKGARAQAELDEAAVDLRDFAVDTASVHDVDLLGDGETTRVVEVRLR; encoded by the coding sequence ATGACGGGGGCGGAGAGCCTCGTCGTCGAGGTCGAGGCCAGCCGGCGGATCCTCGGCGACGGCTTCGCCGGTGCGGTGCGGTTCGGCGAGCTGCTCGCCGAGCACGGTGAGGAACGCGGTCTCATCGGACCGCGGGAGGTGCCCCGGTTGTGGCTGCGGCACATCGTCAACTCCGCTGCCGTCGCTCGCTGGTTGCCTGATGCCGGGTCCGTGGCGGATGTGGGCACGGGCGCCGGTCTCCCCGGTGTGGTCCTGGCCCTGATGAGGCCCGACCTGGACGTCCACCTGGTCGAGCCCATGGAGCGACGGGTCGCCTGGCTGTCGGAACTGCGGGATGAGCTGGACCTCGACAACGTCACCCTCCATCAGGTTCAGGCGCAGGAGCTCCACGGGAAGCTCAAGGTGCAGGCCGTCACGGCCCGCGCCGTGGCACCGCTGGGGAAGCTCGCACGGTGGACGCTGCCGCTGCTCTCTCGACGCGGTGTGCTCCTGGCGCAGAAGGGTGCGCGCGCGCAGGCCGAGCTCGACGAAGCGGCGGTGGACCTTCGGGATTTCGCCGTCGACACGGCGTCGGTGCACGATGTGGACCTGCTCGGCGATGGAGAGACGACACGAGTCGTCGAGGTGCGTCTGCGCTGA
- a CDS encoding protein jag, translating to MTESEQVETPSALEGPPETKRLEEEGEIAADYLEELLDIADLDGDIDIDVEHGRAAVEIVAEGEDQRSLSKLVGGEGEVLDALQELTRLAVQARTGERSRLMLDIAGHRAQRRAELTQLAESAIEEARGTDEPVALEAMNPFERKVVHDVVAAAGLVSDSEGVEPNRRVVIRVS from the coding sequence ATGACCGAAAGCGAGCAGGTCGAGACGCCGTCCGCCCTCGAGGGTCCGCCGGAGACGAAGCGTCTCGAGGAGGAAGGCGAGATCGCCGCCGACTACCTCGAGGAGCTCCTCGACATCGCGGACCTGGACGGTGACATCGACATCGACGTCGAGCACGGTCGGGCTGCCGTCGAGATCGTCGCGGAGGGTGAGGACCAGCGATCGCTGAGCAAGCTCGTCGGTGGCGAGGGCGAGGTGCTCGATGCGTTGCAGGAGCTGACGCGCCTTGCCGTGCAGGCGCGCACGGGTGAGCGCAGCCGCCTCATGCTCGACATCGCGGGTCACCGCGCGCAGCGTCGCGCCGAGCTGACCCAGCTCGCGGAGTCCGCGATCGAGGAGGCACGCGGCACCGACGAGCCGGTCGCGCTGGAGGCGATGAATCCCTTCGAGCGCAAGGTCGTTCACGACGTCGTCGCGGCGGCCGGGTTGGTGAGCGACTCCGAGGGTGTGGAGCCGAACCGCCGGGTTGTGATCCGGGTCAGCTGA
- the yidC gene encoding membrane protein insertase YidC: MDWFDNILYPLMVAVAWIMVRAHEALVFLGLESTAGITWVLSIVVLVIIIRIILIPLFVRQIRASRGLQIVQPEIQKLQKKYKGKTDPASRQAMQQEMMAIYREAGTNPFASCLPILAQSPVFFALFRVLASLPALASGDYGRPSIGPLTQEIAAEAEQSTFFGAQLSQTFMSSDDVQVKIVTVVLIVLMSATTFFTQRQLTMKNMPQTALDNPMARQQRMLMYVLPLIFAFTGVNFPIGVLVYWSTSNLWTMGQQFYVIRRSPAPGSEAEAKLKERQARKRLKRGEVLEDEAAAIEEAKPASGQRVQPKRKDRQKGQRPADSAPGGAASAAASSTSPLEDDETPAASSNGEPKQPAAADGSANASSKKKSGSSSGSKKKRR, encoded by the coding sequence ATGGACTGGTTCGACAACATCCTGTACCCGCTCATGGTGGCGGTGGCATGGATCATGGTGCGCGCCCACGAGGCGCTGGTGTTCCTCGGGCTGGAGTCGACGGCCGGGATCACGTGGGTGCTGTCGATCGTCGTCCTCGTCATCATCATCCGGATCATCCTCATCCCGCTGTTCGTGCGGCAGATCAGGGCGTCGCGAGGCCTGCAGATCGTGCAGCCCGAGATCCAGAAGCTGCAGAAGAAGTACAAGGGGAAGACGGACCCCGCGTCTCGCCAGGCCATGCAGCAAGAGATGATGGCGATCTACCGCGAGGCGGGGACGAACCCGTTCGCGTCGTGCCTGCCGATCCTGGCGCAGTCCCCGGTGTTCTTCGCGCTGTTCCGCGTGCTGGCGTCGCTCCCCGCGCTGGCGAGCGGTGACTACGGCCGGCCCAGCATCGGTCCGCTGACGCAGGAGATCGCGGCCGAGGCCGAGCAGTCGACGTTCTTCGGCGCTCAGCTGTCCCAGACGTTCATGAGCAGCGACGACGTCCAGGTCAAGATCGTGACCGTCGTTCTCATCGTGCTGATGTCCGCGACCACGTTCTTCACGCAGCGCCAGCTGACGATGAAGAACATGCCGCAGACGGCGCTCGACAACCCGATGGCGCGGCAGCAGCGCATGCTGATGTACGTCCTGCCGCTGATCTTCGCGTTCACGGGCGTCAACTTCCCGATCGGTGTGCTCGTCTACTGGTCGACGTCGAACCTGTGGACGATGGGTCAGCAGTTCTACGTCATCAGACGATCGCCGGCGCCAGGCTCGGAGGCTGAGGCGAAGCTCAAGGAACGCCAGGCTCGGAAGAGGCTCAAGCGCGGCGAGGTCCTGGAGGACGAGGCGGCCGCCATCGAAGAGGCGAAGCCCGCGAGCGGACAACGCGTCCAGCCCAAGCGGAAGGACCGCCAGAAGGGGCAGCGCCCGGCGGACTCTGCGCCTGGCGGGGCTGCCTCCGCGGCGGCCTCGTCGACGTCGCCGCTCGAGGACGACGAGACGCCCGCGGCGTCGAGCAACGGCGAGCCGAAGCAGCCAGCGGCGGCCGATGGTTCCGCGAACGCCAGTTCGAAGAAGAAGTCCGGATCGTCGTCCGGGTCGAAGAAGAAGCGCCGCTAG